The following coding sequences are from one Primulina eburnea isolate SZY01 chromosome 15, ASM2296580v1, whole genome shotgun sequence window:
- the LOC140813869 gene encoding putative DUF21 domain-containing protein At3g13070, chloroplastic isoform X1, which yields MWELGTIEGKIQRALCSTTNDEHDVHKISASKISLNYYPLNQTHELHHFHFLSLRSDFMGAAAAAAAAAVPETLLFNRPNFVAYCSPSFIVLRNSWKLPPKFLPERVHCGALGTPPCASRAFVFSFFRKAPLYSRTSKPSFCRKGEIGDVGVVENIGEVLARKWLSIVAVAIGVLVILGCRRALELEGVKSMGYGIWERSLSALRSSWPTILQVLTLIKEQGLVLAALLGLSAFFSMAETSITTLWPWKVRELAEKEAENGVFKMLRNDVTRFLTTILIGTTVVNIGATALVTEAATAMFGEAGVGAATGVMTVAILLLTEITPKSIAVHNATEVARFVVRPVAWLSLVLYPVGRVVTYLSMGMLKLLGLKGRSEPYVTEDELKLMLRGAELSGAIEEEEQDMIENVLEIKETHVREVMTPLVDVVAIDAWATLVDFHNSWVNHQYSRVPVFEERIDNIVGIAYAMDLLDYVQKGELLENSVVRDIAHKPAYFVPDSMPVWNLLREFRIRKVHMAVVLNEYGGTVGIVTLEDVVEEIVGEIFDENDSKEEIQKKTGYIVMRADGIYDVDANTTIGQLSEDLNIKMPEGHQYETVSGFVCEAFGYIPRTGETIKVILERANREEHGEYDASESDRQDENQKSQIFKLEILEGNARKVGAVRFERITHDDSSLNTKEFMRLVPKITRRKWSSNDDGFDRTETDEVPFKGIGDCVDSSDDDRVMEDSFNEARKQ from the exons ATGTGGGAACTGGGAACGATTGAAGGGAAAATCCAGAGAGCTCTCTGCTCTACAACGAATGACGAACATGATGTACACAAAATTTCAGCTTCCAAAATCTCGTTAAATTACTACCCGCTTAATCAAACACATGAATTGCATCATTTTCATTTCCTAAGTTTAAGGAGTGATTTCATGGGTGCAGCTGCGGCTGCGGCTGCCGCAGCCGTGCCTGAAACATTGCTCTTCAATCGACCCAATTTCGTCGCTTACTGCAGTCCCTCGTTTATAGTTCTCCGCAACTCTTGGAAACTACCCCCGAAGTTCCTTCCTGAAAGGGTCCATTGCGGCGCATTGGGTACTCCGCCGTGTGCTTCTCGAGCTTTCGTTTTCAGCTTTTTTAGAAAAGCTCCCCTGTATTCACGTACGAGTAAACCCAGTTTCTGTAGGAAAGGTGAGATTGGTGATGTGGGGGTTGTCGAAAATATCGGGGAAGTCTTGGCCAGAAAGTGGCTGTCGATTGTTGCTGTGGCGATTGGGGTACTCGTGATACTGGGTTGCCGGAGGGCACTGGAGTTGGAGGGGGTCAAGAGTATGGGATATGGGATCTGGGAGCGGAGTTTATCGGCGTTGAGGAGCTCATGGCCAACGATTTTGCAGGTTCTGACGCTTATCAAAGAGCAGGGTTTGGTTCTTGCGGCGCTTTTAGGGCTCTCCGCTTTTTTCTCCATGGCCGAGACTTCCATTACCACTCTTTGGCCTTGGAAG GTGCGGGAATTGGCGGAGAAAGAGGCAGAAAATGGCGTCTTTAAAATGCTGAGGAACGATGTTACTCGCTTCCTGACAACGATCCTTATAGGCACCAC AGTGGTAAATATTGGTGCTACAGCTTTAGTTACCGAAGCTGCAACTGCAATGTTTGGAGAAGCTGGTGTCGGCGCAGCTACTGGAGTTATGACG GTTGCAATTTTGCTCCTTACTGAGATTACTCCAAAAAGTATTGCCGTTCACAATGCCACTGAGGTTGCTAGATTTGTG GTCAGGCCAGTGGCGTGGCTTTCTCTTGTATTATATCCTGTGGGCAGAGTTGTTACATATTTGTCCATGGGAATGTTAAAACTTCTGGGTTTGAAAGGCAGAAG TGAACCTTATGTAACTGAAGATGAACTAAAACTGATGTTGCGTGGAGCAGAATTGAGTGGAGCAATCGAGGAGGAAGAACAG GATATGATTGAAAACGTGTTAGAAATAAAAGAAACGCATGTTAGAGAGGTAATGACACCTCTTGTTGATGTTGTTGCCATAGATGCCTGGGCAACACTGGTTGATTTCCATAATTCATGGGTCAATCATCAATATTCCAG GGTACCTGTCTTTGAGGAGCGCATTGACAATATTGTTGGTATTGCATATGCAATGGATCTTCTGGATTACGTCCAGAAG GGGGAACTTCTTGAAAATTCTGTTGTGCGAGACATCGCACATAAACCAGCCTACTTTGTTCCTG ATTCAATGCCCGTATGGAATCTTCTAAGAGAGTTCCGAATCAGGAAGGTGCACATGGCTGTAGTTCTAAACGAATATGGCGGAACTGTTGGC ATAGTGACCCTTGAAGACGTAGTGGAAGAAATTGTTGGtgaaatttttgatgaaaatgaTTCAAAA GAAGAAATCCAGAAAAAAACTGGTTATATTGTCATGCGTGCCGATGGTATATATGATGTGGATGCTAATACTACCATTGGTCAGCTATCCGAAGACCTTAACATTAAAATGCCGGAG GGTCACCAGTATGAAACCGTGTCAGGCTTTGTATGTGAAGCGTTTGGGTACATCCCGAGGACTGGTGAGACCATAAAAGTTATCCTGGAAAGAGCAAATCGAGAAGAACACGGTGAATACGACGCATCAGAATCTGATAGACAAGATGAAAACCAGAAGAGTCAGATTTTTAAGCTTGAG ATATTAGAAGGGAATGCCAGAAAGGTTGGTGCGGTTCGATTTGAACGGATAACCCATGATGATTCGTCGTTAAATACGAAAGAATTTATGCGTTTGGTTCCCAAAATTACGAGAAGGAAATGGAGCAGCAACGATGATGGATTTGATAGGACAGAGACTGATGAGGTCCCATTTAAAGGAATAGGTGATTGTGTGGACTCGTCTGATGATGATCGTGTAATGGAGGACAGTTTTAATGAAGCAAGAAAACAGTAG